A single genomic interval of Nomascus leucogenys isolate Asia chromosome 3, Asia_NLE_v1, whole genome shotgun sequence harbors:
- the LOC100604597 gene encoding 60S ribosomal protein L12 — protein sequence MPPKFDPNEIKVVYLRCTGGEVGATSALAPKIGPLGLSPKKVGDDIAKATGDWKGLRITVKLTIQNRQAQIEVVPSASALIIKALKEPPRDRKKQKNIKHSGNITFDEIVNIARQMRHRSLARELSGTIKEILGTAQSVGCNVDGRHPHDIIDDINSGAVECPAS from the coding sequence ATGCCGCCGAAGTTCGACCCCAACGAGATCAAAGTCGTATACCTGAGGTGCACCGGAGGTGAAGTCGGTGCCACTTCTGCCCTGGCCCCCAAGATCGGCCCCCtgggtctgtctccaaaaaaggttGGTGATGACATTGCCAAGGCAACAGGTGACTGGAAGGGCCTGAGGATTACAGTGAAACTGACCATTCAGAACAGACAGGCCCAGATTGAGGTGgtgccttctgcctctgccctgaTCATCAAAGCCCTCAAGGAACcaccaagagacagaaagaaacagaaaaacattaaacacagtGGGAATATCACTTTTGATGAGATCGTCAACATTGCTCGACAGATGCGGCACCGATCCTTAGCCAGAGAACTCTCTGGAACCATTAAAGAGATCTTGGGGACTGCCCAGTCTGTGGGCTGTAATGTTGATGGCCGCCACCCTCATGACATCATAGATGACATCAACAGTGGTGCTGTGGAATGCCCAGCCAGTtaa